In Mesotoga sp. Brook.08.105.5.1, the following proteins share a genomic window:
- a CDS encoding PadR family transcriptional regulator yields the protein MDIGKLATEMNRGFIQLLIMVMLDVPMYGYDIVKTLGEKGFSIDENTLYPLLRRLEEREILLSEWRVEENKPRKYYFVSDTGRRVREELLRIWREQEQLLKSFIGEV from the coding sequence ATGGATATAGGGAAACTGGCAACGGAAATGAACAGAGGCTTTATACAACTATTGATAATGGTAATGCTGGATGTACCTATGTACGGGTACGATATCGTTAAGACGCTGGGCGAGAAGGGTTTCTCAATCGATGAGAACACTTTGTACCCGCTTCTGAGAAGACTTGAAGAGAGGGAGATCCTTTTAAGCGAGTGGAGAGTCGAGGAGAACAAACCGAGGAAGTATTATTTCGTATCCGACACCGGACGTAGAGTCAGAGAAGAACTCCTTCGGATCTGGCGTGAACAGGAGCAGCTATTGAAGAGCTTTATTGGGGAGGTATGA
- a CDS encoding sugar-binding transcriptional regulator, whose amino-acid sequence MKGLMADRDTMIKVCKLYYLEDLTQSEIAKLVGISRPQVSRLLTKAKNEGIVRIEIDSGSLGNSEEISMEMKERFGLKNVIVADEGTEVGTITSIAISAAKFLPDYVKNGQLVGISWGRTLYETVERVVFNGELPNTTFIPLIGGVGQLRHEYQMNSIVEKIANSFHSNRYYLFAPAFIENSKTLNMMLEDGSIRFMSEMWKRLDLAIVGIGEPISLSNAFKNIYDKEFLANLMKHAAVGDIAARFFDASGIPCVSGNENILGISLEQLKEVPEVIGIAGGKEKALAIHAAIKAGYINSIVTDRSTALQILRMER is encoded by the coding sequence ATGAAAGGACTGATGGCCGATAGAGACACAATGATAAAGGTATGCAAACTCTATTATCTTGAAGACCTGACACAGAGTGAAATAGCAAAATTGGTCGGAATATCCAGGCCTCAAGTGAGCAGGTTACTCACAAAAGCCAAGAACGAGGGGATCGTGAGGATCGAGATCGATTCGGGAAGCCTGGGAAATTCTGAAGAGATCTCAATGGAGATGAAAGAGAGATTCGGCCTGAAGAACGTTATCGTTGCGGATGAAGGAACGGAGGTAGGAACAATAACCTCAATCGCTATATCTGCAGCTAAATTTCTTCCCGATTACGTGAAGAATGGACAGCTTGTGGGGATCTCCTGGGGTCGAACTCTGTACGAAACAGTTGAAAGAGTCGTGTTCAACGGGGAGCTTCCAAACACAACATTCATACCCTTAATCGGCGGCGTCGGCCAGTTGCGCCATGAGTATCAAATGAATTCAATAGTTGAGAAGATCGCAAATTCCTTTCACAGTAATCGTTACTACCTTTTCGCTCCGGCCTTCATAGAGAACTCGAAGACTCTGAATATGATGCTCGAAGACGGCTCAATAAGATTCATGTCGGAGATGTGGAAGAGGCTGGATCTGGCAATTGTAGGGATAGGTGAACCCATATCTTTATCCAACGCCTTCAAGAACATCTACGATAAGGAGTTCCTTGCTAATCTTATGAAACACGCAGCGGTTGGCGACATAGCAGCGAGGTTCTTTGATGCCAGCGGAATACCTTGTGTTTCCGGAAACGAAAACATTCTGGGGATTTCTCTTGAGCAGCTTAAGGAAGTTCCCGAGGTAATTGGAATTGCCGGTGGAAAGGAAAAGGCTCTGGCGATTCACGCGGCAATTAAGGCCGGATACATCAATTCAATCGTCACGGATCGGAGTACCGCTCTCCAGATACTCCGGATGGAGAGGTAA
- a CDS encoding diacylglycerol kinase family protein has translation MRIGLVYNPNSGKRENDRSLMKALASKLQGMYLFCTRSTHFHLKEYFDLEVIGSEPIFSDYRDTVNAGKVLSETDLVISIGGDGTASDIIAGMRKIGRLVPVVGVALGTSNCGPFIVLRSVSDIHEFDFLNIEPIWVTGLDVFEERYVGSAFNDIVISQTLISTVEGETCTIDASDFFYRNKRTRREPTSIASAASRLEINGEEITPRFQPSQIIISPFSEDMKSLYAYRAVNGLLCWLPYSLCNSAMIVSSRPIITMVEPGETVSADLKQFILASTDTVRLSGFNAFCVIDGNPRVDLSVSVGIEVVTNERAGLCVRRSDGK, from the coding sequence ATGAGAATCGGATTAGTTTACAATCCAAACTCCGGTAAGAGAGAGAATGATCGCAGTCTCATGAAGGCACTCGCCTCAAAGCTTCAGGGAATGTATCTTTTCTGCACCAGATCTACTCATTTCCACCTGAAAGAGTATTTCGATCTGGAAGTAATAGGATCGGAGCCAATATTCAGCGACTACAGGGACACCGTAAACGCCGGCAAAGTCCTTTCAGAGACAGATCTAGTGATCTCAATCGGGGGAGACGGAACTGCATCCGATATCATTGCGGGTATGCGCAAGATCGGAAGGCTTGTGCCTGTTGTAGGCGTAGCTCTAGGAACGTCAAATTGCGGACCCTTCATCGTTCTGAGATCGGTCAGCGATATACATGAATTTGACTTCCTGAATATTGAGCCCATATGGGTAACGGGACTGGATGTCTTTGAAGAAAGGTACGTGGGTTCGGCATTCAACGATATCGTCATTTCCCAGACACTAATTTCGACAGTTGAGGGAGAGACCTGCACTATCGATGCTTCGGATTTCTTCTACAGAAACAAGAGAACGCGTAGAGAACCTACATCAATTGCTTCAGCCGCAAGCAGATTGGAGATCAATGGCGAAGAGATCACGCCGAGGTTTCAACCCTCTCAGATAATCATCTCTCCATTCTCTGAAGACATGAAGTCTCTATATGCATACAGGGCAGTTAATGGGCTCCTTTGCTGGCTGCCGTATTCACTATGCAACTCGGCAATGATTGTCTCTTCGAGGCCGATAATAACTATGGTGGAACCGGGCGAGACCGTTTCCGCGGACCTCAAGCAGTTTATCCTTGCCAGCACTGATACAGTGCGGCTATCAGGCTTCAATGCCTTCTGCGTAATAGATGGCAATCCAAGAGTGGATCTTTCAGTGAGTGTCGGGATTGAAGTGGTAACAAATGAAAGAGCAGGACTCTGTGTACGAAGAAGTGATGGAAAGTGA
- a CDS encoding carbohydrate kinase family protein, translating into MRAAVIGAASIDRYLILDSYPERDSMVFAKGTHNFIGGSGANIALNLSKYVETDFYFGTGNDLTSEWILKRLSSSELNLSYKIEDGLGAETIVMLDSHGERRIISLGGHALFSGVIDEKRYDAICVADCFKEVAVDAFRKASESLKVYVPGGCGLYFGVDAVIEVSCLSDFTMLSEGEAQTIQDRINEITSNVIITRGSSETIWIDGNKSRRSFEVENTGGKLADTTGAGDAFAAGFIEKFMKCGDPVQSIYHAHRKAAEVISVIGPNLVEGRKDLR; encoded by the coding sequence ATGAGAGCTGCGGTTATTGGTGCGGCCTCAATCGACAGATACTTGATTCTCGATTCATATCCTGAAAGAGATTCCATGGTATTTGCAAAAGGCACACACAATTTCATCGGGGGATCGGGAGCAAATATCGCGCTGAATCTCTCGAAATATGTTGAGACGGACTTCTACTTTGGTACAGGAAATGATTTAACTTCGGAGTGGATTCTCAAGAGGCTTTCTTCTTCGGAACTGAACCTAAGCTACAAAATCGAGGATGGACTTGGTGCTGAGACGATAGTGATGTTGGATTCTCACGGAGAGAGAAGAATCATATCGCTTGGAGGCCACGCTCTCTTTAGCGGCGTAATCGATGAAAAGAGATACGATGCGATTTGCGTAGCCGACTGTTTCAAGGAAGTAGCTGTCGATGCTTTCCGAAAGGCCTCTGAATCTCTGAAGGTCTATGTGCCTGGTGGTTGTGGTCTGTATTTCGGCGTAGATGCCGTTATTGAGGTATCCTGTCTGTCGGATTTCACTATGCTCTCGGAGGGTGAAGCGCAGACCATTCAAGACAGGATAAATGAGATAACCTCAAACGTAATCATAACCAGAGGATCATCCGAGACGATCTGGATAGACGGAAACAAGAGCCGTCGTTCATTTGAAGTCGAGAACACTGGAGGAAAGCTCGCGGACACTACAGGTGCCGGCGACGCTTTTGCCGCAGGATTTATAGAGAAGTTCATGAAGTGCGGGGATCCGGTCCAAAGCATCTACCATGCTCACAGGAAGGCTGCGGAAGTGATCTCGGTGATTGGGCCAAACCTCGTGGAAGGGAGGAAAGACCTACGATGA
- a CDS encoding carbohydrate ABC transporter permease — MRPKRSVVITMNIVAFVVVLLILSPLLMLVLNSFRETMDIYQNPLKLPEKLYTGNYSKIFQDTSFRRNFANSMTVTLVTVLLCIVITTLAGYAMSRFKFKGKNPLILWLLASQAFPGILMIIGLFSLLNRYSLQNNPIGLIILYTTFTIPFCSWLLKGYFDEIPQALEEAAMIDGCTRFQAMRKIIVPMAVPGIVAVGTFAFLLSWNEFFFALVIMRENANYTLPVFLSRFVGTGGAVEWGALSAGALITALPPILLFLLSQKYLIGGLTRGAVK, encoded by the coding sequence ATGAGGCCTAAGAGAAGCGTAGTAATTACAATGAACATCGTTGCCTTTGTAGTAGTTCTCCTAATCCTCTCTCCTCTCTTGATGCTAGTACTAAACTCTTTCAGAGAGACTATGGATATTTATCAGAATCCCCTAAAGCTTCCCGAGAAGTTATATACTGGAAATTACTCAAAGATCTTCCAGGACACCAGTTTTCGCAGGAACTTTGCGAACAGCATGACAGTTACCCTCGTCACCGTTCTGCTTTGCATAGTCATAACAACGCTGGCAGGTTACGCCATGTCTAGATTCAAGTTCAAGGGCAAGAATCCCTTGATACTTTGGTTGCTAGCTTCCCAGGCTTTTCCGGGAATTCTTATGATTATTGGCCTCTTTTCTCTTTTGAACCGATATTCTCTTCAGAACAATCCCATAGGTTTGATTATTCTGTACACTACCTTTACTATCCCTTTCTGCAGCTGGCTTCTTAAGGGGTACTTCGATGAGATTCCTCAGGCACTTGAAGAAGCTGCAATGATAGACGGCTGTACTCGCTTTCAGGCAATGAGGAAGATAATCGTACCGATGGCCGTTCCGGGGATTGTTGCTGTCGGAACGTTTGCCTTTCTTCTCTCGTGGAATGAGTTCTTTTTCGCACTTGTAATCATGAGAGAGAATGCGAATTACACCCTTCCAGTATTTCTCTCAAGGTTTGTTGGAACTGGAGGCGCCGTTGAGTGGGGTGCGCTTTCGGCCGGAGCTCTCATCACTGCTCTTCCTCCTATCCTTCTATTTCTTCTCTCGCAGAAGTATTTGATCGGAGGCTTAACGAGAGGTGCTGTCAAATGA
- a CDS encoding ADP-ribosylglycohydrolase family protein, which translates to MSRILRALEAFAVGDAMGMVTEFMTRRQIYTRFSFVSDLLEPNQSLIHRNLVRGQITDDTEQVIYLTRLYHEKGNFSQETVKEALCRWEDECDPVAKGYIGPNTKRAIEAFKNRQDFESLGTTSGAPMRVLAPVLCNLDRSEKHLVEAIRNCTVPTHNTNLALEASLAVGFAYYYAARGLNANGIVEAAIRGSKVCEKLTCAEFVGPSAGERLAAIKGLIGGQHPDDFLDRLYYVFGTTMEAVDVAVAAIAIGLFCRDDVWLAIRMGASIGGDTDTIAAIAGALSSLQGDANNIPHFITQRVLKANEDLDLEKHARYIEKMSDIDD; encoded by the coding sequence GTGAGCAGGATTCTCCGGGCACTTGAAGCATTCGCAGTTGGCGATGCGATGGGAATGGTAACGGAATTCATGACCCGACGACAAATCTATACCAGGTTCAGTTTTGTAAGTGATCTGCTGGAACCAAACCAATCGCTCATCCACAGAAACCTAGTAAGAGGTCAGATAACGGACGATACGGAGCAGGTCATTTATTTAACCAGACTTTATCATGAGAAAGGGAACTTCTCACAGGAGACAGTCAAAGAAGCTCTTTGCAGGTGGGAGGACGAGTGCGACCCTGTTGCGAAAGGCTACATAGGACCGAACACTAAGAGAGCTATCGAAGCCTTCAAAAATAGGCAGGACTTCGAAAGCCTTGGTACAACCAGCGGAGCACCAATGAGAGTGCTAGCTCCAGTGTTATGTAATCTAGACAGAAGCGAGAAACATCTTGTCGAAGCAATAAGAAACTGTACTGTCCCTACTCACAACACGAATCTTGCTCTTGAAGCTTCTCTGGCAGTCGGATTTGCCTATTACTACGCTGCGAGAGGATTGAATGCCAACGGGATCGTCGAGGCCGCAATAAGAGGCTCTAAAGTATGCGAAAAACTCACCTGTGCAGAATTTGTAGGACCTTCGGCCGGCGAAAGACTTGCTGCCATCAAAGGTCTCATCGGTGGGCAACATCCTGACGATTTCTTGGACAGGCTTTACTATGTATTCGGAACAACTATGGAGGCCGTGGATGTTGCCGTGGCAGCGATCGCCATAGGCCTTTTCTGCAGAGATGATGTCTGGTTGGCAATAAGAATGGGCGCTTCGATAGGTGGTGATACCGATACTATAGCCGCAATAGCTGGAGCACTGTCTTCTCTTCAGGGCGATGCAAACAACATCCCTCACTTCATAACCCAGAGAGTCCTGAAGGCAAATGAAGATCTTGATCTTGAGAAGCATGCGAGATACATCGAAAAGATGAGTGACATAGATGATTAA
- a CDS encoding MFS transporter produces the protein MIKLLSGSASVGIIYGIFNFVLIPYLNGKFHSTALAGNLVSAGMIITIFTGMLIGYLGDRSKKYLAFIKGLFIITIISMFILSTNNEILLGIAAVVFTMSIFSLLTPYSALVSNVSKPGRKDRNYGFMMGIMNIATFLSSLFIGVTLSRSGETAFVVFSIAAAVLVVPLFFYRAESHIVDSAVGIKEEDLRFRVDRKIVFVMISQFGLWFSMGGILPYLTSFISSDIGVSLGTASSIMGISTLVSGVTSLMTGTLSKTLGQKRLHITALSILAGVFLSVSIFYSGFLDLDPFLMLIVLILFSFALGIVLALNVTIVSDTVSLANQGKIFGLNNIVMVLSQSLALSLIGSLITLSGYNLAFAFVAGGFAAAILFFVMSTLNYQRPLTEHKAGRT, from the coding sequence ATGATTAAACTCCTCTCCGGAAGCGCCTCCGTTGGAATTATCTACGGAATCTTCAATTTCGTTCTCATACCCTATCTCAACGGCAAGTTTCACTCGACTGCTCTGGCTGGGAACCTGGTTTCAGCAGGCATGATTATAACGATCTTCACAGGGATGCTTATCGGCTATCTTGGTGACCGAAGCAAAAAGTATCTTGCCTTCATTAAAGGACTCTTCATCATTACGATTATCAGTATGTTCATACTCAGCACTAACAACGAGATCCTGTTGGGTATTGCGGCTGTAGTTTTCACCATGTCGATTTTCAGTTTGCTTACACCATACTCTGCCCTTGTCAGCAACGTAAGTAAACCGGGCAGAAAGGACAGAAACTATGGATTCATGATGGGTATTATGAACATCGCCACCTTTCTCTCCTCTCTCTTTATAGGAGTCACCCTTTCAAGAAGCGGTGAGACAGCCTTTGTGGTTTTCTCAATAGCCGCTGCAGTTCTCGTTGTTCCGCTTTTCTTCTATAGAGCCGAGTCCCACATAGTTGATTCTGCTGTGGGCATCAAAGAAGAAGATTTGAGGTTCAGAGTTGACAGGAAGATAGTATTTGTGATGATCTCACAGTTTGGCCTGTGGTTTTCAATGGGCGGGATACTTCCCTACCTGACATCTTTCATAAGCAGTGATATTGGTGTTTCTCTTGGCACTGCATCATCGATAATGGGAATATCAACTCTTGTGAGTGGCGTGACTTCTCTCATGACTGGCACTCTGAGCAAAACGCTCGGGCAGAAAAGGCTGCACATTACGGCGCTTTCTATCCTGGCCGGCGTTTTCTTGTCAGTTAGTATCTTCTACTCTGGATTCCTAGATCTTGACCCATTTCTGATGCTTATCGTGTTGATTCTCTTTAGCTTTGCTTTAGGAATCGTTCTCGCCCTCAACGTGACGATCGTTTCAGATACAGTCTCCCTTGCAAATCAGGGGAAAATCTTCGGTCTCAATAACATAGTAATGGTGCTCTCTCAATCGCTTGCCTTAAGTCTCATAGGTTCTTTGATAACGCTGAGTGGCTACAATCTGGCATTTGCTTTCGTAGCAGGAGGTTTTGCTGCTGCAATATTATTCTTCGTAATGAGCACGCTTAATTATCAAAGGCCCCTCACCGAGCATAAGGCAGGCAGGACCTAG